One Streptomyces sp. NBC_01142 DNA segment encodes these proteins:
- a CDS encoding helix-turn-helix domain-containing protein — MTTSSLGPVSPSSPEEVTRYQVVRRLTRAAAHSDAQLIAEAAALSDGWAVLADHMGRLVCSAPDTAGPEGVRAAAHPQVHPHLTIRKMTGAVLVIGPGSTAPASRTDLIARTTVDLLRMRARVRRAEETHQAEQRLHTAVLHLLLSCQPHLATDVLGGPAVTHATVFRLTGQSVQIAQQALLRATQPSVSLSNTRMLVCVEGQELVVVALHGIGDDHHCALPLVRRIAEQHQLTAGVSGPVPLDMVATAWTEAGSARHSSAGGCLTSATGMGAHGLLRVVPEHRLAAWSASILQPLDREQHRTLEASLRSGSAQAAASVLDVSEGTVRTRLRGISTLLATELDHPTVQAQLLLAVRAPATPVQICSSARLVPDPPLPTDLLSPDQAHRWASARLKPLDKPQRIALRCWLQHRGRTAPAASELNLSRSTLTDWLTKCGKALRLDLSSATVRAELHLAAETIATPDDTPTQLPRRGGRTYRGQRT; from the coding sequence ATGACCACGAGCAGTTTGGGGCCCGTGTCTCCCTCCTCCCCTGAGGAGGTGACGCGGTACCAGGTGGTGCGACGGCTCACCCGTGCAGCGGCCCACTCCGACGCCCAGCTGATCGCTGAAGCCGCGGCGCTGTCCGACGGCTGGGCTGTTCTAGCGGACCACATGGGTCGCCTCGTCTGCAGCGCACCCGACACAGCCGGACCCGAGGGGGTGCGTGCCGCCGCGCACCCCCAGGTCCACCCGCACCTGACTATCCGCAAGATGACCGGTGCCGTCCTCGTCATCGGCCCAGGCTCGACAGCACCCGCGTCCCGCACCGACCTGATCGCGCGAACCACCGTCGATCTGCTCAGAATGCGGGCCCGGGTACGTCGGGCGGAAGAGACGCACCAAGCCGAGCAGCGGCTGCACACCGCGGTTCTGCACCTCCTGCTCAGCTGCCAGCCTCACCTGGCTACCGACGTGCTGGGCGGCCCCGCCGTCACGCATGCCACGGTGTTCCGTCTCACCGGGCAGTCCGTGCAAATCGCGCAGCAGGCTCTGTTGCGAGCAACACAGCCCAGCGTTTCCCTCAGCAACACCCGCATGCTGGTGTGTGTGGAGGGACAGGAACTGGTGGTCGTCGCCCTCCACGGCATCGGCGATGACCACCACTGTGCACTCCCCCTCGTCAGGCGCATCGCCGAGCAGCACCAGTTGACAGCCGGCGTGTCGGGCCCAGTGCCGCTCGACATGGTCGCCACAGCGTGGACCGAGGCCGGAAGTGCACGTCACAGCTCAGCGGGCGGCTGCCTGACATCCGCCACCGGCATGGGTGCACACGGACTCCTCCGCGTCGTGCCCGAACATCGCCTCGCCGCCTGGTCCGCATCAATCCTGCAGCCCCTGGACCGCGAGCAGCACCGGACACTGGAGGCGTCCCTGCGGTCGGGATCCGCACAGGCGGCAGCATCGGTGCTGGACGTGTCCGAGGGCACGGTCCGCACACGACTACGCGGGATCAGCACGCTACTCGCCACCGAACTGGACCACCCCACCGTGCAGGCGCAACTCCTGCTGGCCGTGCGCGCACCGGCCACGCCGGTGCAGATCTGCTCATCCGCGCGCCTCGTCCCCGATCCGCCACTGCCCACCGATCTCCTCAGCCCCGACCAAGCCCATCGCTGGGCCTCGGCACGTCTCAAACCCCTGGACAAGCCCCAGCGCATCGCCCTTCGATGCTGGCTCCAGCACCGTGGCCGCACCGCTCCCGCTGCCTCCGAGTTGAACCTGAGCCGGAGCACGCTCACCGACTGGCTGACAAAGTGCGGCAAGGCTCTGCGCCTGGACCTGTCGTCCGCGACGGTGAGGGCGGAACTCCATCTAGCCGCCGAGACGATCGCGACACCTGACGACACGCCCACCCAGCTGCCGCGACGCGGAGGCAGAACGTATCGAGGGCAACGGACGTAA